Genomic DNA from Streptomyces sp. AM 2-1-1:
GACCGCTCCGCCGGCCCCGCCCGCCCCGCAGGGCCCCGTCCCCCCGGTGCCCGCGCAGGCCCCCGCGCCCCCTGCCGCCGGGCAGATTCCGTCCGGGACCACCCGGCGCCTGCGCCCGCCGCCCGCCACGGCGCCGCCCGCCGCCGTGCCCGGCGCTGTACCGCCGCCTGCCGCGGGGCCGTCCGCAGCCGTGCCGCCCGCCGCCGTACCGCCGTCCGCCGTACCGCCCGCACCCGTGCCGCCGTACGTCCCCGCGCCGACCCCGGCCGAGACGACCACCCGGCTGCGGCCCGTTCCGGCCGGCCCTCCGCCGCCCGCCGCCCGGCCCTCCGCCGTTCGGCCCCCCGCGGCCCCTCCCGCCGGTCCGCCTCCCGGGGGCCGGCGCAGGCCCGTCGGATCGGTGGACCTCACCCCGCCCCCCGGCGCCCCGCCGGCCTCGTACGGCGTGCGGCACCCGAGCACGTACCCCGTACCGCCGCGCTACGGCTTCCCCGAGACGCCGATGGAGAGGACCACCCGGCTGCGGCCGATCGGACCGGAACCCCGGCACCGGGCCAGGACCGCCGCCGCAGCCGCCTGCGTGGTGCTCGGGCTCGGCCTCATCGGCGGCGCCGCGGCGGGAGCCTGGCTCACCGACGACGCCTCCGCCTCCTCCGGCGCCGACACCTCCTGGTCCACGGCCCGGAGCGCCTGGCACAGCCTCCCCGTCGACACGCTCTTCCCCCGTACCCTCCAGGGCCGGGGGGCCGGACCGGGCGCCGCGGACCGGGTGTGGACCCGGCTCGGGGTCGCCGCCGACAGCGACTGCGCGGAGGCGCTCGACCCGCTGCTGGTGCGCGCGCTGGGACCGGTCGGCTGCGAACGCGTCGTCCGTGCCACCTACACCGACGCGACCCGCAGCACCGTCACCACCGTCGGCATGGTCTTCACCGAGGCGGACGCCGCCGCGATGCGGGCGCTCGGCACCCGGTTCACCGACCAGAAGCTCGGCGAGCGCAAGGACCTGATGCCCCGTACGTACCCCGTGCCCGGGACGGTCGCCGAGCGCTTCGGCGCCGCGCAGCGCGGCAGTTGGACGACGCACGTCGTCACCGGGGCGCCCGTCCTCGTCTACGCGGTCTCCGGATTCGCGGACGGCCGCGCCGTCACCGATCCGCAGCCCGCCGCCCTGGCCATGGCCAGGGGCGCCACCACCGCCGTCGCCCAGGCCGGTCTGGGCAACGATGCCGAGGGCGTGGCGGACCGGGTGGAACGCGCCCTGCGCACGAGAGTTGCCGACGGGACGGAGAAGAAGCCGCGATGAACCCCCGTGTCCCCGCGGCCTCCGTGTCCGGGTCCGGCCGCCGTCCGCACGCGGACCGCTCCCGTACCGCACGGGCCCTCACCGCCGCGTGTGCCGCCGGTCTGCTCGCGCTGCTGCCCGCCACCCCCGCGCGGGCCGACGCCATCCGGGACCAGCAGTGGGCACTCGCCGCCCTCCACACCGACCAGGCCTGGCGGACCACCAAGGGCGGGGGCATCACCGTCGCGGTGCTCGACACAGGGGTCGACGACAGCCACCCCGACCTCGCGGGCCGGGTGCTCCCCGGCAAGGACCTCGTCGGCTTCGGGGCGCGTCCCGGCGACAAGGCCTGGGCGCTGCACGGCACCGCCATGGCGGGCATCATCGCCGGCCGCGGCAACGGTCCCGGCCAGAGCGACGGCGTCCTCGGGATCGCCCCCGAGGCGAAGATCCTGCCGGTCCGGGTGATCCTGGAATCCACCGACGCCTCCCGTGCGAAGGCCCGCACGTCCCGGGGCACCGCCCTCGCCGACGGCATCCGCTGGGCCGCCGACCACGGCGCCGACGTCATCAACCTCTCGCTGGGCGACGACAGCAAGTCCGCCCATGCGGACGCCTCCGAGGACAACGCCATCCAGTACGCCCTCGCCAAGGGGGTCTCCGTCGTCGCCTCGGCGGGAAACAGCGGGGAGAAGGGCGACAGCGCCTCCTACCCGGCGGCCTACCCCGGCGTCATCGCCGTCGCCGCCGTGGACAAGTACGGCACCCACGCCTCCTTCTCCACCCGGCGCTGGTACGCCACCGTCAGCGCGCCCGGCGTCGACATCGTCGTCGCCAACCCCGACCGGCACTACTACATCGAGTGGGGCACCTCGGCCGCCGCGGCCTTCGTCTCCGGGGCCGTCGCCCTGGTCCGCGCCGCCCACCCCGGGCTCACCCCGGCCCAGATCAAGACCCTGCTCGCCGAGACGGCCCGTGACGCGCCGGCCGGGGGCCGGGACGACACCCGCGGGTACGGCATCGTCGATCCGGCGGCTGCCATCGAGGGCGCCGGGGCCGCCGCCCTCGCGGACAGCAAGGCCGCCCCGGCCGGGTACGGCAAGAAGTACTTCGGTGCCGGCCCCGACCCCGGGACCGGCGACGGTGGGGCGGATGCCTGGGCCGCCCCGGCCGCAGGGGTGGCCGGCGTCCTCTTCCTGGCGACGGCCGTCGTGCTCTGGCGCGGCAGGAGGCGCCCGGGCCGCACGTCCGGCTGACCCGCCGCCGTGCCGCGGGCGGCCCGGGCACCGCGGCGGCCCCCGCCGGGCGGGTCGGCGGCGGCCACCGCGTACGGTCGGCCCGCCGTAGGGTCAGGCCGCCGCGACGGCATCCACCGCCGCCTTCGCCACCGCCTCGACCAGGGCGACGCCCTCCTGCTGGGTGGCGTGCCCGTCACTGAGCACGGCCACCAGATACGTCCTGCCGCCCGACACGACCCGCCCCACGCTGTTGATGTCCCACAATCCGGTGGTGGTCCGGGGCATCCAGCCGTTCTTCAGCAGCGTGCCGTCGCCGTCACCCGCGGCGGAGACCCCCCACCGCTGGTCGGCCTCCACCTGCCCCATCAACTCCTGGACGTAGCTCCGCGAGTCCGCCGACAGTGCGGCGCCACGGCCCCCGCCTTCGGCGAAGACCGCCTCCAGCAGCCGCAGTCGATCGGCGGCCGTGGTCTGCGTCAGCCCCCAGGCGTGCGAGGCGGTGGTGCCGGTCAGCCCCAGCCGCTCGTTCGCCGCGTCGAGCGCACCCGCGCCGCCGACCACCTGGAGCAACCGGGTCGCCGAGGCGTTGTCGCTGTTCTCGATCATGGCGGCGGCCGAGGCGCGTTCGGCGGCGGTCAACTCCCGGCCCTCGTCCTGCGCGGTCAGCAGCAGGGCCGCCAGGATGTCCACCTTCACGACGCTGGCCGTGTCGAAGGTCTGCCCGGCGGCGCTCTCGTACGCCCCGCCCGCCCCGCTCTCCTGGTCGAGGACGGCGACGGAGAGCCGCGCCCGACCCGCCACCGGCCGCACGGCCGCCGCCACCAGCGCGTCGTACTCCACTTCCCGCTCCTCATCCGTCGCCGCGGAGGCCCTACCGTCCCCGGCGACCGCGGCCTGCGACGAGGCCGAAGCCACCGAGGCGACGGGGGAGGCCGCACCGTCCGCCGAACGGTTCGCCACGTACGCCCCACCGGCGGCCGTGCCGGCCAGCACGACCATCGCGGCCACCGAAGCGGACATCACCGACCTGCGCATTCTCCGACGGGGCATGGCCGCAGGCTAGGAACCGCGTCTGAGAAACGTATGTGGCGAACCTGTCGTCCGGGTGAGAAACCGGACCCACTACGCTCGTCCCGTGGAGCTCAAGAACATCCCGGACCCCGGTTTCTCCGACGACGACGGCACCGCCGACCCCGCACTGACGGCGGCGCTCACCGCCTGGTCGCGGGACCGGGCCGCCGTCGGGCCGGTCCTCGCCGCCCTCCGGGACGCCCGGCTCCTGGTGCCCGTGGTCGCCGTCCTCGGCGAGGTGGAAGAGGACGAGAACGGGCTGCGCCGCGAGAAGACCAGCGACATGGCCGTTCCCACCCTCCGGGCGGGGAACCGGTGCGCGCTGCCCGCCTTCACCTCCACCGCCTCCCTCGCGCTCTGGGACCCGGAGGCCCGCCCCGTCGCCGTACCCCTGCACCAGGCGCTCCAGGCCGCCGCCCACGAGAAGGCGGACACGGTCGTCCTGGACCTCGCCGGCCCCGTCGCCTTCGAACTCTCCGGTGCGGCCCTGCGCGCCCTCGCCGAAGGACGGGTCGGCGCCGACCCGCTGGACGATCCCGCCGTCGTGACGGCCGTGCGCGACGTCGTCGCGGCCGAGCCCGCCGTGCTCCGCGCCCACCTGGGCCCGGGGAGCGCCGACGGCACCCTCGCGCTGGTCCTCGCCCCGGACGCCGTCCCCGCCGAGGCGGCCCGGCGGGTGGCCTCGGCGCTGTCCGCCAGCGACGTGCTGCGCGCCCGGCTGGTACGCGGCCTCGACCTCGCCCTGCTGCCGGCCGGCGCGCATGCCCCCGGCGAGGCGCTCTTCACCCGCTGACCGCCGGCCCCCGAGCGCCGACCGCGCCCGCGTACCGGCGGGGGTCCTGCGGGCACCTCGTGGCCGAGGCGTACGCCTTCGCCACCTGAACGGCTCCGCGCGTGTCCGTCGCTCCTCCCCGGAACACGGCGAAGCGCTGCCCCCGCACCGCCCCTCCGTCGGGATGCCGCTCGTCGGCGGATCACGCCACGCGCGGACGAACTGCCCCCGGGTGACCACCTGTGTGGGGCGCGTGAGGCGTGTGGGAACCTGCGGAGGCACGGTGTGACGCTCTGTCAGGGGGATTTCTTGCACACGAACAATCCGACGCCGGACGGTGGGAGGCCTCGCAGGCTGCTCCGCAGAATGGGCCTTCTCGCGATACCCGTGGGCATCGTCGCGGTCGTCGCCACCCTCGTGGTGGCGCTCGTGGACTCGGAGGGCTACTGGCCGGGCGGCGCGATGGTCCGCGCCTGGGAGGCCCCGCGCGATCCGAACGCCGCGGACCACGGCAACGGCGGGTGGCTGGTGGACGACACCGTGATCCGCACCCGCTTCGACGCGGTGACCGGCTTCGGTGCGGCCGACGGCAAGGAGCGGTGGGAGTACGTGGTGCCGGGACGGGCCGAGATATGCGCGGTCAGCACCACGACCGCCGACGGGATCGGCCTGATCGCCTACGGCGAGGACGGGGACCTGGAGAAGGGCGGGGGCTGCGCCACCGCCGCCGCGATCGACCTCAGGACGGGGGACGAGCTGTGGCACACCCCGGTCGCCCCGGAGTCGGGAACCCTCCAGGAGCAGCCGGACCTGGTCGCGGTGGGCGGTGGACTGGCCGTCCTGCGCGACGACGACCCGTACTGGAGCTACGACGACGACGTGTACAACGATCCGGGGGAGCGACTGGCCGGCGCGGAGGCGCTGCGCGCCGTCGACGCCCGCACCGGGGCGGCACGGTGGAAGGCGGCGATGCCCGAGGGCTGCCTCCCGTACCGCGTCTCGGCGTCCACGGCGCAGGTCCTCGCCGTACTCGCCTGCGAACGGACGGACTTGAAGCTTGCCGCCTTCGATCCGGCCGACGGCGCCCTGCGCTGGCAGGCGCCGCTCGACGCGCGGCGCAGCGTCGCCACCGACGCCGAGGTGTCCGTCCTGTCCGCGGAGCCGCCGGTCGTGCAGGTGACGGAGAGGGCGGACCGCGGGGTGCACGCCTTCCTCGCCTTCACGGCGGACGGCGACCCGCGGGGACGGATCGAGTTCGACGGAGCCTACGGGCAGATACCCGCGGACCAGGCGCGCGCGAAGGTCGCGGTGAGCGACGGCAGACTCTTCGCGGTCGCCGCCTACCCGTACAAGAGCTACACCTACGACCAGCTGGTCGCCTTCGACCTGGAGACCGGCGACGAGGCGTGGCGTGCGAGGCCGGGACGACGCGACTTCTCCGGGCTCTATGCGGGCGGCGGCCGGATCACCGCCGTCTCCGACCCCAACGAGAAGGGCACCTCCGACGACGACCTCCACGTCTTCGACGCGAAGAGCGGCGACGAGAAGGACGACCGGTCGTTCCGTGAGGACGTCGACGACGACAGCAACGCCCTCGCCGACGTGTACATGTACGGGGACCTGCTGATCCTGGCGCGCTGGGGCGACGCGGTGCGTCCGCTGTCCGCGTACGAGACGTGGTGAGCCGGCGAGGATGACGCGGCGGCGGACGCATCGCGCGGTCCGCACCCCCGCCAAGCGCGGAGCCCGCCGTCCCCGGGGAGGGGAGGCGGGCTCCGTGGTGTCCGTGGTGTCAGTGGTGTCTCCGGGCTCCGGGCTCCGGGGGACGTCTCAGCCGTAGACGGGACCGGTGTACTTCTCGCCCGGGCCGGCGCCCGGCTCGTCCGGGACGAAGGATGCCTCGCGGAAAGCGAGCTGGAGCGACTTCAGACCGTCGCGCAGGGGAGAGGCGTGGAAGGTGGAGATCTCGGTCGTGCTGGCGTCCAGCAGGCCGGCGAGGGCGTGCACGAGCTTGCGGGCCTCGTCGAGGTCCTTGTGCTCCTCGCCCTCCTCGGTCAGGCCGAGCTTCACGGCGGCCGCGCTCATCAGGTTGACCGCGACGGTCACGATCACCTCGACCGCGGGGACCTCCGCGATGTCGCGGGCCATCTCGTCGAAGCCGGGGTTCTCGGTGCTGGGGGCGTCACTCATGCCCCACACGATACGGCCGCTCCCGGCCGCCTCCGCGCGCGGGAGGCGGAGGCGACGGCGCCGCGGGACGTCGGGGAGCACGGGGATTAGCGTCACCGTCCGGTGGCTGCTAACCTTGTGTAACGACCGGCCGGACACCTATGTGCTCGGCCCACAAGTGGAGGCTCCGATCTCCCACCCGGCCACCCTCAGGGCGGCGGGTCACCGGTCAGACGGCCACCATCGTTCCGTACGGACGATGGAGCCGTCCGATGCGCCCCGCGGATGTCACGCGGCGGTGTTCCGGTATTTCCAGGAGCCCCGCCTGTGTCCCGTCCGGGGCATTTTTCGTTTCCCGGGGCGGTTGGTCTTTTCGAAAACAGACGTTACGTGGCTGTCCGCCAGACGGTCGCGTGGTGCTACCTAGGAGGATCCATCAGCGCCGAGCCCCGCATCAACGACAGGATTCGCGTTCCCGAGGTGCGACTTGTCGGACCCAGCGGCGAGCAGGTCGGGATTGTTCCGCTTGCCAAGGCCCTGGAGCTCGCACAGGAGTACGACCTCGACCTGGTCGAGGTGGCGGCGACCGCCCGCCCGCCCGTGTGCAAGCTCATGGACTACGGGAAGTTCAAGTACGAGTCGGCCATGAAGGCCCGTGAGGCGCGCAAGAACCAGGCGCACACGGTCATCAAGGAGATGAAGCTCCGGCCGAAGATCGACCCGCACGACTACGACACCAAAAAGGGTCACGTCGTCCGGTTCCTGAAGCAGGGCGACAAGGTCAAGATCACGATCATGTTCCGTGGTCGTGAGCAGTCCCGCCCGGAGCTCGGCTTCCGCCTGCTCCAGCGCCTCGCTTCGGACGTCGAGGAACTCGGCTTCATCGAGTCCAGCCCCAAGCAGGACGGCCGGAACATGATCATGGTTCTGGGCCCGCACAAGAAGAAGACCGAAGCCATGGCGGAGGCCCGCGAGGCGCAGGCCGCCCGCAAGGCCGAGCGTCAGGGAACCGCCCAGGACGACGTCGAGGACGAGTCCGCGGACGGCTCCGGGACGCAGGCCGAGGCACCCGCCGAGGCCCCTGCCGAGGCTTCGGCCGAGACACCTTCCGAGGCGTGATCTCGGGGCCGCCACCCAGGCGGCCCCCGGTCCTCCCGGAATCCACAGAGATCTGACGCCCCTGTTGCCGCGGTGCCCCACCGTGAGGGGCGCCACTGACGAGGAGATAACGGCGCGATGCCGAAGAACAAGACGCACAGCGGTACCAGCAAGCGCTTCAAGATCACCGGCTCCGGCAAGGTGCTCCGTGAGAAGGCCGGCAAGCGCCACCTCCTCGAGCACAAGTCGTCCAAGAAGACCCGCTCGCTGACCGGCACGGTCGTCGTGGCTCCGGCCGACGCCAAGAAGGTCAAGAAGCTTCTCGGCAAGTGAGGTCAGGCCCCCGGTGACTCCGGGAGGCCGACCTCGATCACACCGGGACCAATTCGTTTCCGGGCTGGACGCGCCGAAGTCGTGAACACCAGCCCCGCTGCAAGGAGTTAAAAGTGGCACGCGTCAAGCGGGCAGTAAACGCCCACAAGAAGCGCCGGGCGATCCTCGAGGCTGCCAGCGGTTACCGCGGTCAGCGTTCGCGCCTGTACCGCAAGGCCAAGGAGCAGGTCACCCACTCCCTGGTCTACAACTACAACGACCGCAAGAAGCGCAAGGGCGACTTCCGTCAGCTCTGGATCCAGCGCATCAACGCGGCTGCCCGCCAGAACGGCATGACGTACAACCGCCTCATCCAGGGTCTGAAGGCCGCCAACATCGAGGTGGACCGCAAGATCCTGGCCGAGCTCGCGGTCAACGATGCCAACGCGTTCGCCGCCCTCATCGAGGTCGCGAAGAAGGCCCTTCCGGCCGACGTGAACGCCCCCAAGGCCGCCTGACCCAGGCGTCCTCGAAGGTTCTTGACCCGGACCCGCAGGCGCCTGCCGCCTGCGGGTCCGGTGCGTCACACGTCCTCTCGCGGCGCGTGACCCTGATCCGCCGGACACGTCCGAGTCCCGCCGCACGCAGAGAGGCCCGCCGCCGACCATGGGCATCCCCGAACTGATCTCCCCGCGTTCGCCCCGCGTCGCCGCCGCCCGGAGGCTGGCCAAGCGGAACTTCCGCGTCAAGGAGCGCCGGTTCATCGCCGAGGGACCGCAGGCCGTGCGCGAGGCCGCCGTACACCGGGGCGCCGACGGCGAACCCACGCTGATCGAGCTGTTCGCCACGGTGGAAGCCGCGGACCGCTACACGGAGATCATCGACGCCGCCCACGCGGCCGGTGCCCGGGTCCACCTCGCCGACGCGGACGTGCTCGCCGACGTCTCCCAGACCGTCACCCCGCAGGGCCTGATCGGTGTCTGCCGCTTCCTGGACTCGCCGTTCGAGGAGATCCTCGCCGCGAAGCCCCGCCTGGTGGCCGTCCTCGCCCACGTGCGCGACCCCGGCAACGCCGGCACGGTGCTGCGCTGCGCCGACGCGGCGGGCGCGGACGCGGTGATCCTCACCGACGCCTCGGTCGACCTGTACAACCCCAAGTCGGTGCGCGCGTCGGTCGGTTCGCACTTCCACCTGCCGGTCGCGGTCGGGGTCCCGGTCGAACGCGCGGTCCAAGGGCTGCGGGACACCGGTGCGCGGGTGCTGGCCGCGGACGGGGCGGGCACCGCCGACCTCGACGACGAACTCGACGCCGGCACCATGGGCGGCCCCACCGCCTGGGTCTTCGGCAACGAGGCCTGGGGCCTCCCCGAGGAGACCCGCGCCCTTGCCGACGCGGTGGTCCGGGTGCCCATCCACGGCAAGGCGGAGAGCCTCAACCTCGCCACCGCGGCCGCCGTCTGCCTCTACGCCTCCGCCCGCGCGCAGCGCCCCCGTACGGCCTCCTGAACCCCGTGGCGCGCCGGAATCATGCCCGTACGGTCCGGTACGAGCACGATCCTCCACCGTGCGACCGCACGCACCGGACGCCGCCCGGCCCGGCCTCCGGCCGAACGAGGGCGCTTCGACGACACGGCCTAGTAGGGTGACGGACTCGGGGGCCCACTGCACCGGTTCGAGAGGTGGGGTACGGGATATGGCTGTCGGCATGAGCGGGTCGCGTCGGACGCACATGGTGCCCGTACGCCCCGGGGCGTACGGGGACGGATCCGCCGGCGCGGACGTCCTCACCGGCGTCGAGCCCGACGACCTGCCGGACGGACTGGTCGTCGCCGACCGGACCGGGCACGTCGTCTGCTTCAACGCCGCCGCCGTCCGCATCACCTCCGTGGCGAGGGAGACCGCCCTCGGCAGCCCGCTGGAGCACGCGCTGCCGCTCGAAGACCTCAAGGGACGCCGCTGGTGGGCCCTGACCGACCCCTACGGCGGTCTCTCCACCCGTGTCGGGCAGCCCGAGCGCAACCTCCTGCTCCCCGGCGGCCGCGAGGTCCTCGTCTCCGCGCGCTACGTCCGCGAGTACCCCACCGGACCCGTCTTGCGGGTGGTCGTCTCGCTGCGTTCGACCGAGGCCCGCCGCCGCACCGAGCGCGGCCACTCCGACCTCATCGCCACCGTCGCCCACGAACTGCGCTCCCCGCTGACCTCCGTCAAGGGGTTCACCGCCACACTGCTCGCCAAGTGGGAACGTTTCTCCGACGACCAGAAGCGGCTCATGCTGGAGACGGTCGACGCCGACGCCGGCCGCATCACCCGGCTCATCGCCGAACTGCTCGACATCTCCCGGATCGACTCCGGCCGGCTGGAGCTGCGCCGCCAGCCCGTCGACATCGCGGCCGCCGTCGCCCGCCACGTACAGGCACTCGTCGCCAGCGGCCAGGCGCCCGACCGCTTCCTCGTCCGCGCCGTCCACCCGCTGCCCGACTGCTGGGCCGACCCCGACAAGGTCGACCAGGTCCTCGGCAACCTGCTGGAAAACGCGGTGCGCCACGGCGAGGGAACTGTCACGATCGACATCGCGCCCGCCACGGCGGACAACGACGAGACAGGAACGGCGGTCACCGTGAGCGACGAAGGGCCCGGCATCCCCGAGGAGTCGATGGCCCGCGTCTTCACCCGCTTCTGGCGCGGCAGCAAGCGCGGCGGCACCGGTCTCGGCCTCTACATCGTCAAGGGCATCGTCGCCGCCCACGGCGGCACCATCGCCGTCGACCGGGCCCCCGGCGGGGGCGCGGAGTTTCGATTTATCCT
This window encodes:
- the mycP gene encoding type VII secretion-associated serine protease mycosin; the protein is MNPRVPAASVSGSGRRPHADRSRTARALTAACAAGLLALLPATPARADAIRDQQWALAALHTDQAWRTTKGGGITVAVLDTGVDDSHPDLAGRVLPGKDLVGFGARPGDKAWALHGTAMAGIIAGRGNGPGQSDGVLGIAPEAKILPVRVILESTDASRAKARTSRGTALADGIRWAADHGADVINLSLGDDSKSAHADASEDNAIQYALAKGVSVVASAGNSGEKGDSASYPAAYPGVIAVAAVDKYGTHASFSTRRWYATVSAPGVDIVVANPDRHYYIEWGTSAAAAFVSGAVALVRAAHPGLTPAQIKTLLAETARDAPAGGRDDTRGYGIVDPAAAIEGAGAAALADSKAAPAGYGKKYFGAGPDPGTGDGGADAWAAPAAGVAGVLFLATAVVLWRGRRRPGRTSG
- a CDS encoding serine hydrolase, which gives rise to MPRRRMRRSVMSASVAAMVVLAGTAAGGAYVANRSADGAASPVASVASASSQAAVAGDGRASAATDEEREVEYDALVAAAVRPVAGRARLSVAVLDQESGAGGAYESAAGQTFDTASVVKVDILAALLLTAQDEGRELTAAERASAAAMIENSDNASATRLLQVVGGAGALDAANERLGLTGTTASHAWGLTQTTAADRLRLLEAVFAEGGGRGAALSADSRSYVQELMGQVEADQRWGVSAAGDGDGTLLKNGWMPRTTTGLWDINSVGRVVSGGRTYLVAVLSDGHATQQEGVALVEAVAKAAVDAVAAA
- a CDS encoding SseB family protein; amino-acid sequence: MELKNIPDPGFSDDDGTADPALTAALTAWSRDRAAVGPVLAALRDARLLVPVVAVLGEVEEDENGLRREKTSDMAVPTLRAGNRCALPAFTSTASLALWDPEARPVAVPLHQALQAAAHEKADTVVLDLAGPVAFELSGAALRALAEGRVGADPLDDPAVVTAVRDVVAAEPAVLRAHLGPGSADGTLALVLAPDAVPAEAARRVASALSASDVLRARLVRGLDLALLPAGAHAPGEALFTR
- a CDS encoding PQQ-binding-like beta-propeller repeat protein → MGLLAIPVGIVAVVATLVVALVDSEGYWPGGAMVRAWEAPRDPNAADHGNGGWLVDDTVIRTRFDAVTGFGAADGKERWEYVVPGRAEICAVSTTTADGIGLIAYGEDGDLEKGGGCATAAAIDLRTGDELWHTPVAPESGTLQEQPDLVAVGGGLAVLRDDDPYWSYDDDVYNDPGERLAGAEALRAVDARTGAARWKAAMPEGCLPYRVSASTAQVLAVLACERTDLKLAAFDPADGALRWQAPLDARRSVATDAEVSVLSAEPPVVQVTERADRGVHAFLAFTADGDPRGRIEFDGAYGQIPADQARAKVAVSDGRLFAVAAYPYKSYTYDQLVAFDLETGDEAWRARPGRRDFSGLYAGGGRITAVSDPNEKGTSDDDLHVFDAKSGDEKDDRSFREDVDDDSNALADVYMYGDLLILARWGDAVRPLSAYETW
- a CDS encoding DUF1844 domain-containing protein, which encodes MSDAPSTENPGFDEMARDIAEVPAVEVIVTVAVNLMSAAAVKLGLTEEGEEHKDLDEARKLVHALAGLLDASTTEISTFHASPLRDGLKSLQLAFREASFVPDEPGAGPGEKYTGPVYG
- the infC gene encoding translation initiation factor IF-3, which translates into the protein MAVRQTVAWCYLGGSISAEPRINDRIRVPEVRLVGPSGEQVGIVPLAKALELAQEYDLDLVEVAATARPPVCKLMDYGKFKYESAMKAREARKNQAHTVIKEMKLRPKIDPHDYDTKKGHVVRFLKQGDKVKITIMFRGREQSRPELGFRLLQRLASDVEELGFIESSPKQDGRNMIMVLGPHKKKTEAMAEAREAQAARKAERQGTAQDDVEDESADGSGTQAEAPAEAPAEASAETPSEA
- the rpmI gene encoding 50S ribosomal protein L35 → MPKNKTHSGTSKRFKITGSGKVLREKAGKRHLLEHKSSKKTRSLTGTVVVAPADAKKVKKLLGK
- the rplT gene encoding 50S ribosomal protein L20; this encodes MARVKRAVNAHKKRRAILEAASGYRGQRSRLYRKAKEQVTHSLVYNYNDRKKRKGDFRQLWIQRINAAARQNGMTYNRLIQGLKAANIEVDRKILAELAVNDANAFAALIEVAKKALPADVNAPKAA
- a CDS encoding RNA methyltransferase, producing MGIPELISPRSPRVAAARRLAKRNFRVKERRFIAEGPQAVREAAVHRGADGEPTLIELFATVEAADRYTEIIDAAHAAGARVHLADADVLADVSQTVTPQGLIGVCRFLDSPFEEILAAKPRLVAVLAHVRDPGNAGTVLRCADAAGADAVILTDASVDLYNPKSVRASVGSHFHLPVAVGVPVERAVQGLRDTGARVLAADGAGTADLDDELDAGTMGGPTAWVFGNEAWGLPEETRALADAVVRVPIHGKAESLNLATAAAVCLYASARAQRPRTAS
- a CDS encoding PAS domain-containing sensor histidine kinase, which produces MVPVRPGAYGDGSAGADVLTGVEPDDLPDGLVVADRTGHVVCFNAAAVRITSVARETALGSPLEHALPLEDLKGRRWWALTDPYGGLSTRVGQPERNLLLPGGREVLVSARYVREYPTGPVLRVVVSLRSTEARRRTERGHSDLIATVAHELRSPLTSVKGFTATLLAKWERFSDDQKRLMLETVDADAGRITRLIAELLDISRIDSGRLELRRQPVDIAAAVARHVQALVASGQAPDRFLVRAVHPLPDCWADPDKVDQVLGNLLENAVRHGEGTVTIDIAPATADNDETGTAVTVSDEGPGIPEESMARVFTRFWRGSKRGGTGLGLYIVKGIVAAHGGTIAVDRAPGGGAEFRFILPVSTPAYLR